The proteins below come from a single Eremothecium sinecaudum strain ATCC 58844 chromosome II, complete sequence genomic window:
- the NOP53 gene encoding Nop53p (Syntenic homolog of Ashbya gossypii ACR126W; Syntenic homolog of Saccharomyces cerevisiae YPL146C (NOP53)) → MSTPKNRPSQYRQPSRKGKKAWRKNIDLEDIEKKIELNREKEITHGTDNLASLPGDALFQVDLDGDEVLKSKLIKRKQIKKNIKSKEILDSIKSNSKVPAVTHPKAAASEKRSKIQGVSKHELSRLMALSGRKLGESKLKAQVYKEGLVKAGSTDIWGESDVVRTPSGFELNIKKKKVPNELLKKSTTGWSVATIAPDTIKRAPVKVKEFDETPHAGKSYNPDKEQWKNLINQEYQDEHVKEKRRVQMEEYKKKIHHLMETLEDDEEKDSEDDGSSISDADEQGEEESDQVRLSVNPPAKYKKKTKYQRNKKKRHEEKVKLQHQLKELKTQLHDLEKLEALQESVASEPKGALDHPGKVGKEKKNKKHKLGTKHSVIDGQLEVKFSDELSDSLRKLKPEGNLLYENVKKLQSGGKIETRVPIMKGRRYKQKITEKWTYKDFK, encoded by the coding sequence CAGCCTTCCCGTAAGGGAAAGAAGGCTTGGAGAAAAAATATTGATCTTGAAGACATTGAGAAGAAGATAGAATTAAACAGAGAAAAGGAAATTACACATGGTACTGATAATTTGGCAAGTTTGCCCGGTGATGCATTATTTCAAGTTGATCTGGATGGGGATGAAGTTCTGAAAAGTAAACTTATTAAGAGGAAGCAgataaagaaaaacatTAAGTCCAAAGAAATTTTAGATTCAATCAAGTCTAATTCTAAGGTTCCTGCGGTAACCCATCCTAAAGCTGCTGCTTCTGAGAAGCGGTCTAAGATCCAGGGGGTATCTAAACATGAGCTAAGTAGACTTATGGCTTTATCTGGGAGAAAATTAGGCGAATCTAAGCTTAAGGCACAAGTTTATAAAGAAGGACTAGTTAAAGCAGGAAGTACAGATATCTGGGGTGAAAGCGACGTAGTGAGAACACCGTCAGGCTTTGAGTTAAACAttaagaagaagaaagttCCTAATGAGTTGCTCAAAAAGTCAACGACTGGCTGGTCTGTTGCTACTATTGCTCCGGACACAATTAAACGTGCCCCAGTTAAAGTGAAGGAATTTGATGAAACTCCTCATGCAGGAAAGTCTTACAATCCAGACAAAGAACAGTGGAAAAATCTAATAAACCAGGAGTATCAAGATGAGCATGTGAAGGAAAAAAGAAGAGTCCAAATGGAAGAATACAAGAAAAAGATCCATCATCTTATGGAAACTTTAGAGGACGACGAAGAGAAGGATTCTGAAGATGACGGATCTTCTATTTCTGATGCTGATGAACAAGGTGAAGAAGAATCGGACCAAGTTAGACTATCTGTGAATCCACCAGCCAAGTACAAGAAAAAGACAAAGTACCAAAGGAACAAAAAGAAGAGACACGAAGAGAAAGTTAAGCTGCAGCATCAACTAAAAGAACTGAAGACCCAGCTGCATGATCTAGAGAAGCTTGAAGCGCTGCAGGAATCGGTTGCCAGCGAACCTAAAGGGGCTTTAGATCATCCTGGTAAAGTAGGCaaagaaaagaagaacaagaagcATAAACTTGGTACCAAGCATTCTGTTATTGATGGTCAACTTGAAGTCAAATTTTCCGATGAACTTTCTGATTCTTTGAGAAAGCTGAAACCTGAAGGTAATCTTTTATATGAAAATGTGAAGAAATTGCAGAGTGGTGGTAAGATTGAAACCAGAGTTCCTATAATGAAGGGCAGAAGATATAAGCAGAAGATTACTGAAAAGTGGACTTACAAAGATTTTAAATAA
- a CDS encoding uncharacterized protein (Syntenic homolog of Ashbya gossypii ACR127W; Syntenic homolog of Saccharomyces cerevisiae YOR238W): protein MSEVRKSRLILVPCHSIWKESYPKCQAANLGQLPEHWYLAPFQLEGNDHIAFIKHAVFGIRELVNDLVSGILIFSGSQTKKEAGPISEACSYYSMAQKLLTWIELGKTVPDQLKDDIEIIPNCKAIINTLQDKYRITVAELFEKHISTEVFALDSFDNLLYSIGRFHELTSYYPVGITIVGFGFKKERFLNYHAKAIDFPSERIKYISKEPIPDYSDPKAIEGYFTTLKELEKKNALCLFASDWYGTRDTLALKKNSRNPFKKNHRYSLPLHHLQNEDFKIIDDQQYYNQFISGKMPWSVS from the coding sequence ATGTCAGAGGTACGAAAATCACGCTTAATCCTTGTCCCATGCCATTCAATTTGGAAAGAATCATATCCAAAGTGCCAAGCTGCTAACCTCGGCCAATTACCAGAACATTGGTATTTAGCTCCGTTTCAGCTTGAAGGAAACGATCATATAGCTTTCATAAAGCACGCAGTATTTGGAATTCGTGAGTTAGTCAATGATCTGGTTTCTGGGATATTAATATTTAGTGGTTCGCAAACTAAAAAGGAAGCCGGTCCAATCTCGGAAGCTTGCAGCTATTATTCAATGGCTCAAAAATTGCTAACTTGGATAGAGCTAGGAAAAACAGTTCCGGATCAGTTGAAGGATGACATCGAGATAATACCGAATTGCAAAGCTATAATTAATACTTTGCAAGATAAATATAGAATCACTGTTGCTGAGTTATTTGAGAAACACATATCTACAGAGGTTTTTGCCTTAGATTCATTTGATAATCTCCTTTACTCTATTGGAAGGTTCCATGAACTTACGAGTTATTATCCTGTGGGAATAACAATAGTTGGATTTGGGTTTAAGAAGGAACGTTTTCTAAATTACCACGCTAAAGCCATTGATTTCCCAAGTGAGAGAATCAAATACATTTCTAAGGAACCTATTCCAGATTATAGTGATCCAAAAGCTATAGAAGGTTATTTCACAACTTTAAAAGAGTTAGAAAAAAAGAATGCATTATGCTTATTTGCATCCGATTGGTATGGAACGAGGGATACCTTAgcattaaaaaaaaatagCAGAAACCCTTTTAAAAAGAACCACAGATATTCGCTGCCACTTCATCACTTACAGAACGAAGACTTTAAAATCATAGATGATCAACAGTACTATAATCAGTTTATTAGCGGGAAAATGCCATGGTCTGTTAGCTGA